A genomic window from Aquitalea aquatilis includes:
- the htpX gene encoding zinc metalloprotease HtpX, protein MNNLIKTAMLMAAFVAFLGIIGAMVGGKSGLLLALLFAGGMNLFAYWNSDQMVLRMYNAQEVDARTAPEFYGMVAELAQRAGLPMPRVYVIHEDQPNAFATGRDPEHAAVAATSGIMRMLDYRELRGVMAHELAHVRHRDTLISTLSATMAGAVSALASFAMFFGGRDENGRPVNPLAGILVALLAPLAASVIQMAISRAREFEADRGGAEISADPLALAAALQKIEYYAQGIAMPTAQAHPETAQMMIINPLSGLSMGELFRTHPHTEERIARLHAMARGVG, encoded by the coding sequence GTGAATAATCTGATCAAGACGGCCATGCTGATGGCCGCCTTCGTGGCCTTCCTCGGCATCATCGGTGCCATGGTGGGCGGCAAGAGCGGCCTGTTGCTGGCCTTGCTGTTTGCTGGCGGGATGAATCTGTTTGCCTACTGGAATTCCGACCAGATGGTGTTGCGCATGTACAACGCGCAGGAAGTGGATGCCCGCACCGCTCCTGAATTTTACGGGATGGTGGCCGAGCTGGCGCAGCGTGCTGGCCTGCCCATGCCCCGGGTCTACGTCATCCATGAAGACCAGCCCAATGCCTTTGCCACCGGGCGCGACCCGGAACACGCCGCCGTGGCAGCTACCAGCGGCATCATGCGCATGCTGGACTACCGCGAACTGCGTGGCGTGATGGCGCACGAACTGGCCCACGTGCGCCACCGTGACACGCTGATCTCCACCCTGTCGGCCACCATGGCCGGCGCGGTGTCGGCACTGGCCAGCTTCGCCATGTTCTTTGGCGGGCGGGACGAAAACGGCCGACCGGTCAATCCGCTGGCCGGCATCCTGGTGGCGCTGCTGGCCCCGCTGGCCGCCAGCGTCATCCAGATGGCCATTTCCCGGGCGCGCGAATTTGAAGCCGACCGTGGCGGTGCCGAGATTTCTGCTGATCCGCTGGCATTGGCTGCAGCGCTGCAGAAGATCGAGTACTACGCTCAAGGTATTGCCATGCCCACGGCGCAGGCGCACCCGGAAACCGCGCAGATGATGATCATCAACCCGCTCTCCGGTCTGAGCATGGGCGAGCTGTTCCGCACCCATCCGCATACCGAGGAGCGCATTGCCCGCTTGCATGCTATGGCGCGCGGCGTGGGCTGA